In Bacillus sp. KH172YL63, one genomic interval encodes:
- the uvrC gene encoding excinuclease ABC subunit UvrC — translation MNQNITNKLALLPDQPGCYLMKDRQGTIIYVGKAKVLKNRVRSYFTGSHDAKTQRLVGEIEDFEYIMTSSDLEALVLEMNLIKKYDPKYNVMLKDDKSYPFIKLTNERHPRLITTRKVQRGKGRYFGPYPNAGAANETKKLLDRLYPLRKCTTLPDRACLYYHMGQCLAPCIKEVSKDTYREMVDEISRFLNGGYKDIKKQLTEKMNEAAENLEFERAKEFRDQILHIEATMEKQKMTMTDFTDRDVFGYSVDKGWMCVQVFFVRQGKLIERDVSLFPVYDEPEGEFLTFLGQFYSKSNHFKPKEIFLPESIDVELAAKLLDVKITQPQRGKKKELVKLAEKNASQALGEKFALIERDEERTIKAIERLGEHMGIYTPFRIEAFDNSNIQGSDPVSAMIVFIDGKPEKKEYRKYKIKTVTGPDDYDSMREVVRRRYSRVLKDGLPLPDLIIIDGGKGQIEAAREVLEQELGLDIPIGGLAKDDKHQTSELLYGNPLQIVPLEKRSQEFYLLQRIQDEVHRFAITFHRQLRGKSAFQSTLDDIDGIGPKRKKQLLKHFGSMKKMKEASVEQFTEIGIPEAVAKDLVEKLKQNT, via the coding sequence ATGAATCAGAATATCACGAATAAATTAGCGCTGCTCCCCGATCAGCCAGGATGTTATTTAATGAAGGACAGACAGGGGACGATCATTTATGTAGGCAAGGCAAAGGTGCTGAAAAACCGGGTCCGATCATACTTCACCGGTTCACATGACGCGAAGACCCAGCGTCTCGTCGGGGAGATCGAGGACTTTGAATACATCATGACCTCATCAGACCTTGAAGCCCTCGTCCTTGAGATGAATTTGATCAAAAAATATGACCCGAAATACAACGTCATGCTGAAGGATGATAAAAGCTATCCGTTCATCAAATTGACCAATGAACGGCATCCGAGGCTCATCACCACCCGTAAAGTACAACGGGGAAAGGGGAGGTATTTCGGACCGTACCCGAACGCCGGGGCGGCGAATGAAACGAAGAAGCTGCTTGACCGGCTGTATCCTCTGCGGAAATGCACGACCCTTCCTGACAGGGCATGCCTTTACTACCATATGGGGCAATGTCTCGCCCCGTGCATCAAAGAAGTGAGCAAGGATACATACCGTGAAATGGTCGATGAGATTTCCAGGTTTCTTAATGGAGGATATAAAGACATCAAGAAACAGTTGACGGAAAAGATGAACGAGGCGGCGGAGAATCTGGAATTTGAAAGAGCAAAGGAATTCAGGGACCAGATCCTCCACATCGAAGCGACGATGGAAAAACAGAAAATGACGATGACCGATTTCACCGACCGTGATGTGTTCGGCTATTCGGTTGATAAAGGCTGGATGTGTGTGCAGGTGTTCTTCGTCCGGCAAGGGAAGCTCATAGAACGGGACGTTTCCTTGTTCCCTGTCTATGATGAACCAGAAGGTGAATTCCTGACGTTCCTAGGGCAGTTCTATTCTAAATCCAATCATTTTAAGCCGAAGGAAATATTCCTACCGGAAAGTATCGATGTGGAACTGGCGGCAAAGCTGCTGGATGTGAAAATCACACAGCCTCAACGTGGTAAGAAGAAGGAACTGGTGAAGCTTGCCGAGAAAAATGCGAGCCAGGCACTCGGTGAAAAATTTGCCCTGATCGAAAGGGATGAAGAACGGACGATCAAAGCCATTGAACGACTCGGGGAGCATATGGGGATTTATACCCCGTTCAGGATCGAAGCGTTCGATAACTCGAACATCCAGGGATCAGACCCGGTTTCGGCGATGATTGTCTTCATCGACGGCAAACCGGAGAAGAAAGAATACCGTAAGTACAAGATCAAGACCGTTACCGGTCCGGATGATTATGATTCCATGAGGGAAGTTGTCCGGAGAAGATACAGCAGAGTATTGAAAGACGGGCTGCCTTTACCCGACCTCATCATCATCGATGGAGGAAAAGGACAAATCGAAGCAGCGAGAGAAGTGCTGGAGCAGGAACTGGGACTCGATATCCCGATTGGTGGACTGGCGAAGGACGACAAGCACCAGACGTCCGAGCTGCTATACGGGAATCCCCTACAGATTGTACCGCTTGAGAAACGAAGCCAGGAATTCTATCTTCTGCAGCGGATCCAGGACGAAGTCCACCGTTTCGCCATCACCTTCCACCGTCAGCTCAGAGGGAAGAGCGCATTTCAATCTACGCTTGATGACATTGACGGGATTGGACCAAAGAGGAAAAAGCAGCTGCTGAAGCATTTTGGTTCCATGAAGAAAATGAAAGAAGCCAGTGTTGAACAATTCACCGAGATTGGGATTCCTGAAGCAGTCGCAAAGGATTTGGTGGAGAAGCTGAAGCAGAATACTTAG
- a CDS encoding FTR1 family iron permease: MEIQALLITFREVLEALLIIGIITTYLKKMDFGHYTKYVWLGAGLAVLASVGVAMLFQLVFTGFAAMGSEIYLKISIMLISSILLTQMVFWMAKHSRDLKGNMEGKMKTFITTGNIVGMVIHSFLVVLREGVETVFFFAAITGGDIGAAMQGWGAITGVAIGALVAYLFFKGTMRISLKSFFKVTGAFIILISAGLLVQAISMMQDIGMIGSVIPHLYDLTWILPEHPIDYAHFLRDTGSAPLLSGDVGIFLKALFGYSSMPSIEEVISYIGYFVAIYFLTSSKPKTVEAKQPVKSTVSELSPQTK, from the coding sequence TTGGAAATTCAAGCTTTGCTGATTACCTTTCGTGAAGTGCTGGAAGCATTACTGATCATTGGGATCATCACGACCTATCTGAAGAAAATGGATTTTGGTCACTATACGAAGTATGTTTGGCTCGGAGCCGGATTGGCAGTACTCGCAAGTGTCGGAGTGGCCATGTTGTTTCAACTCGTATTTACCGGATTTGCTGCCATGGGCAGTGAAATATACTTGAAAATAAGCATCATGCTGATTTCTTCCATCCTCCTTACGCAAATGGTTTTCTGGATGGCAAAACACAGCCGGGACCTTAAAGGCAATATGGAGGGCAAGATGAAGACGTTCATCACAACCGGCAATATCGTCGGGATGGTCATCCATTCATTCCTTGTCGTCCTTCGTGAAGGTGTAGAGACCGTCTTCTTCTTCGCAGCCATCACCGGTGGGGATATCGGGGCTGCCATGCAGGGATGGGGCGCGATCACTGGAGTTGCGATCGGTGCATTGGTCGCTTATCTGTTCTTCAAGGGAACGATGCGTATTTCCCTCAAGAGCTTCTTTAAAGTGACAGGTGCCTTTATCATCTTGATCTCTGCAGGATTACTCGTTCAGGCGATTTCAATGATGCAGGATATCGGCATGATCGGCAGCGTGATCCCTCATCTGTATGATCTGACATGGATCCTGCCTGAGCATCCTATCGACTATGCTCATTTCTTAAGGGATACAGGAAGTGCACCGCTGTTATCAGGTGATGTCGGTATCTTTCTGAAAGCATTGTTCGGCTACTCATCGATGCCTTCGATTGAGGAAGTGATTTCGTACATCGGCTACTTTGTAGCGATCTACTTCCTGACTTCATCAAAGCCGAAAACGGTTGAAGCGAAGCAGCCGGTGAAATCGACTGTATCTGAATTAAGTCCACAAACCAAATAA
- a CDS encoding glycosyltransferase family 2 protein, with product MNKQKVIVFMPAHNEEESIGDVIKRVPRSIHPWVEVEVLVINDGSTDRTVEVARHAGADHIITFERNQGLGAAVREGLKASVELGAHIGVMIDADGEYPPEQIPDLLLPIFNGEADYTMGSRFLGTINGMKLHRRLGNYCFTALQSILLMKWIYDGQSGMRAFSRQTMEHAEIIHDYNYAQVLTLNLVRKGFRVKEIPILYYVRTTGRSFIKFQSYMSSVLPAIYKEMRKPVEKVYVEEKAHLIPINEGSNTFAK from the coding sequence ATGAATAAGCAGAAAGTCATCGTATTTATGCCTGCCCACAATGAAGAAGAATCAATCGGGGACGTGATCAAGCGTGTGCCCCGATCGATTCATCCATGGGTAGAGGTAGAAGTGCTCGTCATCAATGACGGCTCAACGGACAGGACGGTTGAAGTCGCCAGACATGCCGGTGCCGACCATATCATCACATTTGAAAGAAACCAGGGCCTCGGGGCTGCGGTAAGAGAGGGATTGAAAGCGTCGGTTGAATTGGGCGCACACATCGGTGTGATGATTGATGCAGACGGTGAATACCCACCTGAACAAATCCCGGATCTCCTGCTCCCGATCTTTAACGGGGAAGCGGATTATACGATGGGATCTAGATTCCTCGGAACAATCAACGGCATGAAGCTTCACCGCAGACTGGGAAACTATTGCTTCACGGCGCTTCAATCCATCCTGCTCATGAAATGGATTTATGACGGTCAGTCAGGAATGAGGGCGTTCTCAAGGCAGACAATGGAGCATGCAGAAATCATCCATGATTATAATTATGCCCAGGTGCTCACCCTCAACCTCGTCCGAAAAGGATTCAGGGTGAAGGAAATTCCGATTCTTTACTACGTGAGAACGACAGGAAGGTCCTTTATCAAGTTCCAATCGTATATGTCCTCGGTGCTGCCGGCGATCTACAAGGAAATGAGAAAGCCTGTTGAGAAAGTATATGTGGAAGAAAAGGCCCATCTCATCCCGATCAACGAAGGAAGTAATACTTTTGCTAAATAA
- a CDS encoding alkaline phosphatase family protein — translation MKSASKFEKVAARGWNLLNEGKPFTPIFVVGTMMIFHFQELLNGEVLPFLISLLFTLPLFIVYFFYDFPLFLRNYLWIPVIGFLILFDTPDLSLWGLGIGLYFFFTVFFWGTFYYHLRIGTDWLNFTRFWKLVLKNSDSTSGNAQEQLPKFLLLLAVWNGIMTHLSNGEAVPMTYFFLYGGILILAFVLHYYLFDWKPKQYDSFTDDEPLNEEALNDKVVVIVIDGMRKERFYEADTPYLDSLMERGTEYLNMETVYPARTVVCFSSMFTGTYPREHGMKSNMVWKLGIKVESIFDSLRKVGKKGKMLGIAHLVDSFGKDVETVTAVMHKDKADRNIINKAKVIMEEQDPDLFIVQLIGTDQIGHSRGVLYDEYIEKIQEADALIQEYVEWLEASGKMENTTLMICADHGQADGIGGHGHLDEGERYVPFFMVGPGVKQGEKVQEKRSLVSMAPTIAYLLGAPYPSHSRGPVLKEAMKEGWKQHE, via the coding sequence TTGAAGAGTGCATCAAAATTTGAAAAAGTAGCGGCGCGAGGGTGGAACCTGCTCAATGAAGGAAAGCCATTCACCCCGATTTTTGTGGTGGGGACGATGATGATCTTTCATTTTCAGGAACTGCTAAACGGAGAGGTCCTTCCTTTCCTGATCAGTTTACTGTTTACCCTTCCGTTGTTCATTGTATATTTCTTTTATGATTTCCCGTTGTTTTTACGCAACTATTTATGGATACCTGTCATAGGGTTCCTGATTTTATTTGACACACCAGACCTGAGTCTTTGGGGACTTGGGATCGGATTGTATTTCTTTTTTACCGTGTTTTTCTGGGGAACGTTTTATTATCACCTCCGGATCGGAACGGATTGGCTGAACTTCACAAGATTTTGGAAGCTCGTCTTGAAGAACAGTGACTCGACAAGCGGGAATGCCCAGGAGCAGCTGCCGAAATTCTTATTGTTGCTGGCTGTGTGGAACGGGATCATGACCCACCTGTCAAATGGCGAGGCAGTTCCTATGACTTACTTCTTCTTATATGGGGGAATCCTGATCCTTGCTTTCGTCCTTCATTATTATCTCTTTGACTGGAAACCGAAACAATATGATTCATTCACGGATGATGAACCTCTAAATGAGGAAGCGCTGAACGATAAAGTCGTGGTCATTGTGATAGATGGAATGAGGAAAGAACGGTTTTATGAAGCGGACACACCTTATCTTGACTCTCTGATGGAAAGAGGGACAGAATATTTGAATATGGAGACGGTGTACCCTGCAAGGACCGTTGTGTGTTTCTCTTCCATGTTCACAGGCACCTATCCACGGGAGCACGGCATGAAATCGAATATGGTATGGAAGCTCGGGATCAAGGTGGAGAGCATCTTTGATTCACTCCGGAAAGTAGGGAAGAAAGGGAAGATGCTCGGTATCGCTCACTTAGTCGATTCATTTGGCAAAGACGTGGAGACGGTAACGGCTGTCATGCATAAAGACAAGGCAGACCGGAACATCATCAACAAAGCGAAAGTGATCATGGAAGAACAAGATCCGGATCTGTTCATCGTCCAATTGATCGGAACCGATCAAATCGGCCACAGCAGAGGTGTGCTGTATGATGAATATATCGAAAAGATTCAAGAAGCAGATGCGTTGATACAGGAATACGTCGAGTGGCTCGAAGCTTCTGGGAAGATGGAGAACACGACCTTGATGATCTGTGCCGATCATGGCCAGGCAGACGGGATCGGCGGACACGGCCACCTCGATGAAGGAGAGCGGTATGTCCCTTTCTTCATGGTCGGTCCTGGTGTGAAGCAAGGGGAGAAAGTCCAGGAGAAAAGAAGCCTTGTCTCCATGGCACCAACGATTGCGTACCTGCTCGGTGCACCATATCCGAGCCACAGCAGGGGCCCTGTATTAAAAGAGGCAATGAAAGAGGGTTGGAAGCAGCATGAATAA
- a CDS encoding lysylphosphatidylglycerol synthase transmembrane domain-containing protein — protein MSKAYYKLAINGVRILLFGLFILLVSVYLDKESLMETGRRVLANPGTITVVLGIYFLSFLLKGLAWKMYLKGSVRLSSCLIGLFYSLLFNHLLPLKVGDGLRVMVMHHRENVTVEKSFHSVFVLRVIDTLSLLFLIGLGLPFFSLSLEVPGLYSLIILGSLVTGGGFLLWKVFPRLLARQLSMLKDALSGVRGIGITGLVLGSWILEGAVLFGVGSVMYHPLSAWAAIWVNSVTIAGQMFQFAPGGIGTYESIMSYALLSIGIPLKDGLSMALFSHGLKFLFSYIAGGIVIALAPVSIAQMKRWIRMKG, from the coding sequence ATGAGCAAAGCGTACTATAAGCTCGCCATTAATGGCGTCCGTATCCTTCTGTTCGGTTTATTCATTCTGTTGGTTTCGGTTTACCTTGATAAAGAATCCCTGATGGAAACCGGCAGGCGGGTGCTCGCCAATCCCGGAACGATTACAGTCGTCCTCGGAATCTATTTCCTTTCATTTCTCTTAAAAGGACTTGCATGGAAAATGTACCTGAAAGGCAGTGTGAGATTAAGCAGCTGTCTCATCGGCCTGTTTTACAGCCTGCTGTTCAATCATTTATTGCCCCTGAAGGTAGGCGATGGATTACGTGTGATGGTGATGCATCACCGGGAGAACGTTACTGTGGAGAAGTCGTTCCACTCAGTGTTTGTCCTCAGGGTCATTGACACATTGTCGCTCCTATTCCTGATTGGATTGGGTCTCCCGTTTTTTTCATTATCACTTGAAGTGCCGGGTTTGTATTCATTGATCATACTGGGAAGTCTCGTGACCGGAGGGGGATTTCTTCTGTGGAAAGTATTCCCCCGGTTACTTGCCCGGCAGCTGAGCATGTTGAAAGACGCGCTGTCAGGTGTGCGGGGCATTGGGATCACCGGTCTCGTTCTCGGAAGCTGGATACTTGAAGGGGCTGTCCTTTTCGGCGTCGGGTCGGTCATGTACCACCCGCTGTCTGCGTGGGCGGCCATATGGGTGAACAGTGTCACGATCGCCGGACAGATGTTCCAATTTGCCCCGGGGGGAATCGGGACGTATGAGTCGATCATGAGCTACGCTCTGCTTTCGATCGGCATCCCGTTAAAGGACGGTCTTTCGATGGCATTGTTTAGTCATGGATTGAAATTCCTCTTTTCGTATATCGCTGGAGGAATCGTTATTGCATTAGCACCTGTTTCGATCGCACAAATGAAGCGGTGGATCAGGATGAAAGGATGA
- a CDS encoding SDR family NAD(P)-dependent oxidoreductase, translated as MKIIITGGAGFIGSHLSRKLLEEKHEVLIIDSFHPYYSPERKKRQLSHVKERGMVTFVEKDLLVDEEALQDVFQRFQADCVVHLAAIPGVSHSLEVPNEYVDYDIKATINALKLAGESGVKKFLFASSSSVYGNIDQRPSKEEEATGEVVSPYAAAKYGAEAFCKAYASIYGLDLTILRFFTVYGPWGRPDMAIYSFIEKLMKNEEIPIFGLENKRDYTYIDDIVSGTCKAIESEATGTFNLGNGHPVSMEDLINELKVHFPRLRLKVTDRRVGDVTSTWADIGKAKDVLGYAPAVSFSEGIKRTVEWMKEHEQSVL; from the coding sequence TTGAAGATCATAATTACCGGGGGCGCAGGTTTCATCGGGTCCCATCTGTCAAGGAAGCTCCTTGAGGAAAAACATGAAGTATTGATAATAGATAGTTTTCACCCTTATTACTCCCCTGAGAGGAAAAAAAGGCAGCTGTCCCACGTGAAAGAAAGGGGAATGGTGACCTTTGTAGAGAAGGATCTGCTGGTGGATGAAGAAGCGTTGCAGGACGTGTTTCAGCGTTTCCAAGCCGATTGTGTCGTGCATCTTGCAGCAATCCCGGGGGTATCCCATTCGCTGGAGGTCCCGAATGAATATGTGGATTATGACATCAAAGCGACCATCAATGCGCTGAAGCTTGCCGGGGAAAGCGGAGTGAAGAAATTCCTGTTTGCTTCCTCGTCATCTGTTTATGGGAATATCGATCAGCGTCCTTCGAAGGAAGAGGAAGCAACGGGAGAAGTTGTGTCCCCTTATGCAGCGGCCAAATATGGTGCAGAAGCTTTTTGCAAAGCGTATGCGTCCATCTACGGCCTGGACTTGACGATTCTCCGTTTCTTCACGGTATATGGACCGTGGGGAAGACCGGACATGGCAATTTATTCATTCATCGAGAAGCTGATGAAGAATGAGGAAATCCCCATCTTCGGCCTTGAAAATAAAAGGGATTATACATACATAGATGATATCGTCAGCGGTACGTGCAAAGCGATTGAAAGTGAGGCGACCGGGACATTCAATCTCGGAAACGGCCATCCTGTCTCGATGGAGGATCTCATCAATGAATTGAAAGTACATTTTCCACGGCTCAGACTGAAGGTCACTGACAGGAGAGTCGGCGATGTCACGTCGACGTGGGCGGATATCGGGAAGGCAAAAGACGTTCTCGGTTATGCACCTGCCGTTTCATTCAGTGAAGGGATCAAGCGGACGGTCGAGTGGATGAAAGAACATGAGCAAAGCGTACTATAA